Proteins encoded together in one Aeromonas encheleia window:
- a CDS encoding beta family protein, with translation MSINFDDYSYYPALRTRAAEILGLNQLTHDKKEKILPLVTLGKWPRADEIQVSLDKTLEAMDGLPFILDVTQESKHHCASSLELLSSENNFSNWISFCSRNDAIIPVVQMPESARLRDVVQQARTLEREKGAIAFRIKNLNTDINKTIASLVSLDSPESAIIFIDLGYIRGHISTMTSAAINAINQIRTELPEAIISVLPTSFPSSVANFSGESGQFGYIDIMEREFHQAIGGRSVSIYGDHSSIHSVVYDDVGGRYVPRIDVALDDAWFFERRPGLDSKGYIEAAKAILKRYPDYLDDESWGAQMIRNAASGDIVGMGSPAKWISVRVNLHITKQIELSEALKTAYDPEEEFF, from the coding sequence ATGAGTATTAATTTTGATGATTATTCATATTATCCTGCATTAAGAACGCGCGCTGCAGAAATTCTTGGGTTGAATCAATTGACTCATGATAAAAAAGAAAAAATACTTCCACTAGTAACTTTAGGTAAGTGGCCGAGGGCTGATGAAATTCAAGTATCTCTCGATAAGACCCTAGAGGCAATGGATGGTTTACCTTTCATCCTCGATGTTACTCAAGAGAGCAAACATCACTGTGCTTCAAGTTTAGAGCTTCTATCTTCTGAAAATAACTTCAGTAATTGGATATCTTTTTGCTCTCGCAATGATGCTATTATCCCTGTTGTTCAGATGCCAGAATCTGCGAGACTTAGAGATGTAGTTCAACAGGCAAGAACCCTTGAAAGAGAAAAAGGGGCGATTGCATTTCGCATTAAAAACCTTAATACAGACATTAATAAAACGATTGCATCTTTAGTCTCTTTAGATTCGCCAGAAAGTGCCATTATATTCATTGATTTAGGTTATATAAGAGGGCATATATCAACAATGACCTCAGCAGCAATAAATGCGATAAACCAAATAAGAACAGAACTTCCAGAAGCCATAATAAGTGTTTTGCCAACCAGTTTCCCAAGTTCTGTCGCGAATTTTTCTGGTGAGAGTGGGCAATTTGGATATATAGATATAATGGAAAGAGAGTTCCACCAGGCTATTGGAGGGAGAAGTGTATCAATATATGGAGATCACAGTTCAATCCACTCTGTTGTCTATGACGATGTTGGTGGACGTTATGTGCCTCGAATCGACGTGGCATTAGATGACGCTTGGTTTTTTGAGAGAAGGCCAGGGCTTGATAGCAAAGGATATATTGAAGCAGCAAAAGCAATTTTGAAAAGATATCCAGATTATTTGGATGATGAATCTTGGGGGGCCCAAATGATCAGAAATGCTGCGTCTGGTGACATTGTCGGTATGGGCAGTCCTGCAAAATGGATATCGGTACGTGTAAACCTACACATAACAAAGCAAATTGAATTATCAGAAGCACTTAAAACTGCCTACGATCCTGAAGAGGAATTTTTCTGA
- the fabF gene encoding beta-ketoacyl-ACP synthase II, giving the protein MSSTRIVVTGMGAVTPLGYGVETVWQRLLAGQSGLRRLPEAFTEGLAAKVGAMVPSLAEDPVAGFDPDAVVSTKEQKKMDRFILFAIAAAKEALLQANWAPKTAAEQERTATIIASGIGGFPAIVEAVRTTDERGPRRLSPFTIPSFLVNMAAGHVSINFGFKGPLGAPVTACAAGVQAIGDAARLIRCGEAEIAICGGAEATIDRVSLGGFAAARALSSAYADDPEAASRPFDVDRDGFVMGEGAGILVIESLEHALARGATPIVELVGYGTSADAYHLTAGPEDGDGARRAMMTALAQAGIQAADVQHLNAHATSTPVGDKGELAAIKRVFGDDNQIAVTSTKSATGHLLGAAGGIEAIFTALAIRDQRVPATRNLQHPDPLADGVDIVRGTARDMRIEHAISNGFGFGGVNASVLFKRWQGA; this is encoded by the coding sequence ATGAGCTCAACTCGCATCGTGGTGACAGGAATGGGAGCGGTGACCCCGCTTGGATATGGGGTGGAAACCGTGTGGCAGCGGCTGTTGGCGGGCCAGTCCGGCTTGCGCCGCCTGCCGGAGGCCTTCACCGAAGGGCTGGCCGCCAAGGTGGGCGCCATGGTGCCCTCCCTGGCCGAAGATCCCGTGGCCGGGTTTGACCCCGATGCCGTGGTATCGACCAAGGAGCAAAAGAAGATGGATCGCTTCATCCTGTTTGCCATTGCCGCGGCCAAGGAGGCCCTGTTGCAAGCCAACTGGGCCCCCAAGACGGCGGCGGAGCAGGAGCGCACCGCCACCATCATCGCCTCGGGCATCGGCGGCTTCCCCGCCATCGTCGAGGCCGTGCGTACCACGGATGAACGGGGACCGCGCCGCCTATCCCCCTTCACCATCCCCTCGTTCCTGGTCAACATGGCGGCGGGCCATGTCTCCATCAACTTCGGCTTCAAAGGGCCGCTCGGGGCGCCGGTCACGGCCTGCGCCGCAGGGGTGCAGGCCATTGGCGACGCCGCCCGACTCATTCGCTGCGGTGAGGCAGAGATCGCCATCTGTGGCGGGGCCGAAGCCACCATAGACCGCGTCAGCCTGGGCGGGTTTGCCGCGGCCCGCGCCCTGTCGTCCGCCTATGCCGATGATCCCGAAGCGGCCTCCCGTCCGTTCGATGTCGACCGCGATGGGTTTGTCATGGGCGAAGGGGCCGGGATCCTGGTGATTGAATCCCTGGAACACGCCCTGGCCCGGGGTGCCACCCCCATAGTGGAGCTGGTGGGGTATGGCACCAGTGCCGACGCCTATCACCTCACCGCCGGTCCCGAAGATGGCGACGGCGCACGCCGCGCCATGATGACGGCCCTGGCTCAGGCCGGCATTCAGGCGGCGGATGTCCAGCACCTCAATGCCCATGCCACCTCGACTCCGGTGGGTGACAAGGGGGAGCTGGCCGCCATCAAACGCGTATTTGGCGATGACAACCAGATTGCGGTGACCTCCACCAAGTCAGCCACCGGCCATCTGCTGGGGGCCGCCGGGGGCATAGAAGCCATCTTCACCGCCCTGGCCATTCGCGACCAGAGAGTGCCCGCCACCCGCAACCTGCAACACCCCGATCCGCTCGCCGACGGCGTGGACATAGTGCGGGGCACGGCCCGTGACATGCGGATCGAGCACGCCATCTCCAATGGGTTTGGCTTTGGCGGCGTGAATGCCAGCGTGCTGTTCAAGCGCTGGCAGGGGGCCTGA
- a CDS encoding sce7726 family protein produces MSVLLREQEVKIALIDWLFKKGLLENATLINEMVVADWSRRADLAVANGHLQAFEIKSDFDSLKRLDGQLETFVSRFEKVTVVCAPKFTYEVTKKVASDIGVIEYSNTNNGVRFKIVQRGRTSILRNKSIYLNFLLKKELQTFLVENGSQLPFETSRESLENMAYQFSLSRIRSFTLNALKNRYKETSSNFLKKLVDTSFSSETDLSLLSKAKLRREQNKLNASGSIKIEASNEFYTANIENFMRKHGEVGNTQPIKVLKRVIK; encoded by the coding sequence AGTTTTATTGCGAGAGCAGGAAGTTAAAATTGCCCTTATTGATTGGCTTTTTAAAAAGGGCTTATTAGAGAATGCTACTCTTATTAATGAAATGGTTGTGGCAGATTGGAGTCGTCGTGCCGACTTGGCCGTGGCCAACGGCCACCTCCAAGCATTTGAAATTAAAAGTGACTTTGATTCTCTTAAGCGACTAGACGGCCAATTAGAAACATTTGTTTCTCGTTTTGAGAAAGTTACTGTTGTTTGTGCTCCAAAATTTACTTACGAAGTCACAAAAAAAGTAGCCTCTGATATAGGCGTTATTGAATATTCAAATACTAACAATGGTGTTCGGTTTAAAATCGTTCAGCGTGGACGGACATCAATTCTAAGAAATAAAAGTATTTATCTTAATTTTCTGCTGAAAAAAGAGTTGCAAACATTTCTCGTTGAGAATGGGAGTCAGCTTCCGTTTGAAACTAGTCGTGAGTCACTAGAAAATATGGCTTATCAGTTTTCATTATCAAGAATTAGAAGCTTCACGTTGAACGCTCTTAAAAATCGTTATAAAGAAACATCTAGTAATTTCTTGAAGAAGTTGGTTGATACTAGTTTCTCTAGTGAGACTGATTTGAGTTTATTGAGCAAAGCTAAGTTGAGGCGGGAACAAAATAAACTGAATGCTTCTGGAAGTATAAAGATAGAAGCATCAAATGAATTCTATACGGCGAATATTGAAAATTTTATGAGAAAACATGGAGAGGTTGGTAATACTCAACCCATTAAAGTATTGAAAAGAGTCATAAAGTAA
- a CDS encoding protein gop has protein sequence MINHIYGIIGIVGTLVTIVTSFIRNQEISQWLLVCSGWFAALIIGWFTHKTIKILSRDHKEVVISNDTVKQNLIDRNQNLTTELAHALEQKEKMEGIAAYLATQSSQVIAMPRAIVRQENTESGGN, from the coding sequence ATGATAAATCATATTTATGGGATTATTGGTATCGTCGGCACTTTGGTTACGATTGTGACGAGCTTCATCAGAAATCAAGAAATATCTCAATGGCTTCTTGTATGCTCAGGTTGGTTTGCTGCTTTAATAATTGGATGGTTCACGCATAAAACAATAAAGATCCTAAGCAGAGATCATAAAGAAGTAGTCATTAGTAATGATACAGTGAAACAAAACCTTATAGATCGCAATCAAAATTTAACCACAGAGCTTGCACATGCCTTAGAGCAAAAAGAGAAAATGGAAGGAATCGCAGCTTATTTAGCTACACAAAGCTCTCAGGTTATCGCTATGCCTAGAGCTATTGTAAGGCAAGAAAACACTGAATCAGGAGGAAACTAA